The stretch of DNA CCCCCCCCCCCCCCCCCCGCCCCCCCCCCCCCCCCCCCCCCCCCCCCCCCCGCCAGCCGCCGCACCGATGTCTGATCCCGGCACCGCGATTGGGTCCGCGGACCCCTCCCCCTAACCCCCTCCCCCAAGGGGAGGGGGGATGCTTTGTGGCGTTGCCGGTTATTCCGCCCCTGCCATGAAGCGATCCAGCCGCTCTATCATCGCGGCCTTCTCGGCCTCCTCGGTAAAGGACCCGAGGAAGGCGTTGCGCATGAGGGCTCCGATCTCGGCGCGGCCGTAGCCGCCCTGCGCCTGCACGGCGCGCAGCAGGTTCGTCAGGTAGCCGCTGGCGAACAGGGCCGGGTCGTCGGTGTTGACGGTGACCCGGACGCCGGCGTCGAACAGTCGGCGCAGGCGGCGCAGGCGGCGCGGGCCGGGATCGCCGGGGCGCCAGGTCGGGCACACGGTCAGGCAGATGCCGCGCGCGATCAGTGCCTCGACGACGCGCGGGTCCTCGACCGCGTTGACGCCGTGGTCGATGCGCTCCAGGCGCAGCAGGTCCAGGCACTCGCGGATATGGCCGATGGAGTTCTCCTGGTCGACGTCGCAATGGGCGGTCAGGCGGTAGCCTTCGGCGCGGGCGCGCTCGAACAGGGCGGCGAACTTGCGCGGCGGGTTGCCCCGTTCGGCGGAATCCAGCCCGAAGCCGGCGATCCGGTCGCGCCAGGGCCGCAGGATGTCGAACAGCGGCCAGGCCTCGTCCAACGGCCGGTCGCGGTTGACGCACAGGATGAGATTGCTCGAAACGCCCCAATCGCGCTGCGCCTCGTCGGCCGCCGCCAGGATCCCGCCCATGAAGGCTTCGGCGGCCACGCCGCGGGCGAGATGGGGCTGCGGATCGAAGGAGAGCTCGGCGTAGATCGTATTCTCGTCCCGGCAGCGCCGCAGGTAGGCCGCCGTGAGGTCGTAGAAATCCCGCTCCGTGCGCAGCACCTCCATGCCGGCGTAGTAGATGGCGAGGAAGTCCTCGAGGCTCGCATAGTCGTAGCCCTGGGTTTTCGCAGCCGGATCGACGTCCGGCACCGGCAGGCCGTTGCGCTGGGCGAGCGCGACCCGCAGGGCGGGGCCCAGCGTCCCCTCGATATGCAAATGCAACTCCGCCTTCGGGACCGCGGCGATGAAATCGTCCGGCCCGGCCATGCTAGCGGTCCGCAAACACGTCGAGCCCGACGGTGCGCTCGACCAGCAGGAAGAAGGC from Rhodospirillaceae bacterium encodes:
- the add gene encoding adenosine deaminase, translated to MAGPDDFIAAVPKAELHLHIEGTLGPALRVALAQRNGLPVPDVDPAAKTQGYDYASLEDFLAIYYAGMEVLRTERDFYDLTAAYLRRCRDENTIYAELSFDPQPHLARGVAAEAFMGGILAAADEAQRDWGVSSNLILCVNRDRPLDEAWPLFDILRPWRDRIAGFGLDSAERGNPPRKFAALFERARAEGYRLTAHCDVDQENSIGHIRECLDLLRLERIDHGVNAVEDPRVVEALIARGICLTVCPTWRPGDPGPRRLRRLRRLFDAGVRVTVNTDDPALFASGYLTNLLRAVQAQGGYGRAEIGALMRNAFLGSFTEEAEKAAMIERLDRFMAGAE